ATAAAACGTTACCCGAGCAACCTCACTTTTGCTTGTCAAAGCTACCTATTTCAACCCTATATGCATAAGCTAAATTGTTTTGTCCGTGTTATATAAGCAAACCGGAAATGCTTTCAAGACATCAAAAAGCCATATAAGAAAAGCGCAATCGCTACGAATTTCTAGTCAGAACTGTTTTACTAATTCGCTCATGAATCCCGCGGCCATCCTCGTCATAAGTCACGGCCGTCACCAGAAGAACTAAGAAGAAGGTGCGGATTAAGGCCTGCAATGGAGTGATCGTCCCTCCATCGCTAAAACGAACTACGCGCAGACCAAAGATCTTCTGACCAAGAGAGGCTCCCGTTAATGCCGTCAGGATGGCGACCTCACTGAAGAAAAGAGCCAAGATGATTGGTGAGCGATCTGGGCTCATCTGCCCGATTCCGCCCGAGAGGGCGGCGATAATGGCATAACAGGCCAGCCAATCCAGCGTGATTGCAGCCAAGCGTCGCCCAAGGCTGACTTCTCTACCCTTTGAATCCATGGCCCT
This region of bacterium genomic DNA includes:
- a CDS encoding RDD family protein translates to MDSKGREVSLGRRLAAITLDWLACYAIIAALSGGIGQMSPDRSPIILALFFSEVAILTALTGASLGQKIFGLRVVRFSDGGTITPLQALIRTFFLVLLVTAVTYDEDGRGIHERISKTVLTRNS